One genomic region from Anabaena sp. PCC 7108 encodes:
- a CDS encoding type I polyketide synthase has translation MRSVSSINNALSELESLINSCEKDLIRFIEEKQMKSETLVSTNKINRQLQQNPIAIVGMASLLPNARNLREYWHNIVNKTDCITDVPDTHWSVKDYYDPNPRTPEDKTYCKRGGFIPEVDFNPMEFGIPPSILEVTDVSQLLSLVVAKEAMEDAGYSESREFNRENVGVILGVAQAKQLGIPLSARLEYPIWEKVLKSSGLSDEDTKVIVDKIKTAYIKWDENAFPGMLANVVAGRIANRLNFGGTNCVVDAACASSFGALKMAISELIEYRSDMMLTGGVDTDNSIMAYISFSKTPAVTPSENVKPFDAKSDGMMLGEGIGMIVLKRLEDAEKDGDKIYAVIKGIGTSSDGRYKSIYAPRKEGQVKALERAYNDAGFSPATVGLMEAHGTGTMAGDPTEFGSLRDYFTQHDNKKQHIALGSVKSQIGHTKAAAGAASLIKTALALHHKILPPTINITEPNPKLDIENSSFYLNTETRPWIRAECEAPRRAGVSSFGFGGTNYHVVLEEYEAEQQQAYRLHNAASEMLLFAANSSELINKLEATFNDLQSNEGERHYSQLIQTSQAVTIPQNTARIGFIAENLQEACKLLKVSIDLLKNKPSATSWEHPQGIYYRASGMELGGKVVALFSGQGSQYLEMGREAVMNFPALRRLYGQMDGLLIKDNLQPISEIVFPHPTFAEEEKTAQIAALQRTEYAQPAIGVFSAGLYSIFQQAGFKSDFTAGHSFGELTALWAAGVLTEEDYLFLVKSRGQAMAAPKDPDHDAGSMLAVKEDITKVEAVLRHFPQVAIANFNSPTQVVLAGPTAEIKTIQQKFEELGYGAVLLPVSAAFHTPLIAFAQKSFAIATKSVDFQNPKVPVFSNVTGKQYPQEPSGIQRVLEGHLSSSVMFKQEIENIYAAGGYCFVEFGPKRILTNLVKDILGDRPHLTVSLNPSAKKNSDRSLREAAIQLRVIGMALGNLDPYQLLPVIPPTSTKKTLSVKLNGVNYVSEKTKNAFTEALEDGFTVGAGSPRPLTHLSESPRPETPIENSAKPNNGHNGNGHKKTPVISTPQQPQMTPALRSNQAIPELLPIARQAVAERPGGKMETPNQQINFQKVLESLENLLNQFQHNQSDNLQIHGTYLNHQMEYAKTFFQLMQQQNALFINSQSSETAQLKQVVIESFERSMMQFHNQQSETLRIHEQYLQEQVEYTKNFFQLIQQEYSQLIAGTDTTQTVIPPQLTETHTNSLRELMPPSPEPTIAEPVVSPAVKIVENQPVIEPEISKFVPVITKVEPAIEAIPLPEIAEPIPVIETQPQPVAPVALIPETATTDINIDDIGQNLLAITSEKTGYPIEMLELDMDMEADLGIDSIKRVEILGGLQELYPNLPKPNLEELAEKRTIGQVVEYLQKQVTGDRLQVTEEKQVTGDRLQVTEKKVEEAGEELPLPSPQLPEESNEYADLGQTLLNITSEKTGYPVEMLELEMDMEADLGIDSIKRVEILGAMQETYPDLPKPNLEELGDLRTIGQIVDYLQKLAGGEKKKPDSHPVGAGSSRPLGSPCPLSLPQTVDLTPPPTVDPNLPRRPVKLKSLPRPDFWECKLPEGHISLITDDGSLTTTKLAHALVEQGWKVVVLSFPQTLVPQQLPLPLGVSRVTMANMSEQHLQLLLQSITTQHGKIGAFIHLHPQFNTENTGKISYLETEKAIVKQVFLMAKHLKPTLNTAADLEGRVSFCTVAHLDGAFGLEHKENFGVIGAGLFGLTKSLRWEWPKVFLRAIDLKPSLDPHQSAEYIVAELHDSNRYIGEVGYSSQGRVTLIAKPE, from the coding sequence ATGAGATCTGTTTCTTCAATTAATAATGCCTTGTCGGAGTTAGAGAGCCTGATTAACAGTTGTGAAAAGGATTTGATTAGGTTTATAGAGGAAAAACAAATGAAATCAGAAACATTAGTATCGACCAACAAAATTAATAGACAACTGCAACAAAATCCCATAGCAATTGTTGGGATGGCATCTTTATTACCAAATGCTAGAAACCTGCGAGAATACTGGCATAATATTGTTAATAAAACCGACTGTATTACCGATGTTCCTGATACACATTGGAGCGTCAAAGATTACTACGACCCTAACCCCAGAACTCCAGAGGATAAAACCTATTGTAAGCGCGGTGGATTTATCCCCGAAGTTGATTTTAATCCGATGGAATTTGGTATCCCTCCTAGCATTTTAGAAGTTACTGATGTATCGCAACTATTAAGTTTAGTTGTTGCTAAAGAAGCAATGGAAGATGCTGGTTATAGTGAATCTCGTGAATTTAACCGCGAGAATGTGGGAGTAATATTAGGTGTAGCGCAAGCGAAGCAATTAGGAATACCATTATCTGCAAGGTTAGAATATCCGATTTGGGAAAAAGTTCTCAAAAGCAGTGGTTTATCTGACGAAGACACTAAAGTAATTGTCGATAAAATCAAAACTGCTTATATTAAATGGGATGAAAATGCTTTCCCTGGAATGTTAGCAAATGTGGTAGCGGGAAGAATTGCTAATCGTCTTAACTTTGGTGGTACAAATTGCGTAGTTGATGCGGCTTGTGCGAGTTCCTTCGGGGCTTTGAAAATGGCAATTAGCGAGCTAATTGAATATCGTAGCGATATGATGCTGACTGGTGGTGTAGATACCGACAACAGCATCATGGCTTACATTTCTTTTAGCAAAACTCCTGCTGTTACTCCTAGCGAAAACGTCAAACCTTTCGATGCTAAATCTGATGGGATGATGTTAGGTGAAGGTATCGGCATGATTGTGTTAAAACGTCTTGAAGATGCCGAAAAAGATGGTGATAAAATCTATGCCGTTATCAAAGGTATTGGTACTTCTAGTGATGGACGTTATAAAAGTATTTATGCTCCTCGAAAAGAAGGACAAGTGAAAGCCTTAGAACGTGCTTACAATGATGCTGGTTTTTCTCCTGCGACTGTGGGTTTAATGGAAGCACATGGTACAGGGACAATGGCTGGAGATCCTACAGAGTTTGGATCTTTGCGAGATTACTTTACTCAGCATGACAACAAGAAACAGCATATTGCATTGGGTAGTGTAAAATCACAAATTGGACATACAAAAGCCGCAGCAGGGGCAGCAAGTTTAATTAAAACTGCTTTGGCTTTACATCACAAGATTTTACCACCAACTATCAATATTACTGAACCAAATCCGAAGCTAGATATTGAAAATTCGTCCTTTTATTTAAACACTGAAACTAGACCTTGGATTCGGGCTGAGTGCGAAGCGCCAAGACGTGCTGGTGTGAGTTCCTTTGGTTTTGGTGGGACTAATTATCACGTAGTTTTGGAAGAATACGAAGCGGAACAACAACAGGCTTATCGTTTACATAATGCCGCGAGTGAAATGTTATTATTTGCTGCCAATTCCAGTGAATTAATTAATAAGTTAGAAGCAACATTTAATGATTTGCAATCTAACGAGGGCGAGAGACATTACTCTCAATTAATCCAAACATCACAAGCTGTAACTATTCCCCAAAACACAGCGAGAATTGGCTTCATCGCTGAGAATTTGCAAGAAGCTTGTAAGTTGCTGAAAGTTAGTATTGATTTACTCAAAAATAAGCCGTCAGCAACTTCTTGGGAACATCCTCAAGGTATTTATTACCGTGCTTCTGGGATGGAATTGGGCGGAAAAGTTGTGGCTTTATTCTCTGGACAAGGTTCTCAATACCTAGAAATGGGTAGAGAAGCGGTGATGAATTTCCCAGCTTTGCGTCGTCTGTATGGACAAATGGATGGTCTGTTAATTAAGGATAATTTGCAGCCAATTTCGGAAATTGTTTTCCCCCATCCAACTTTTGCAGAAGAGGAAAAAACTGCTCAAATTGCAGCTTTGCAAAGAACTGAATATGCTCAACCTGCGATTGGGGTTTTTAGTGCAGGTTTGTATTCTATCTTCCAACAAGCTGGGTTTAAATCCGATTTTACCGCCGGACATAGTTTTGGTGAATTAACGGCTTTGTGGGCGGCTGGAGTATTAACTGAGGAGGATTATTTGTTCTTGGTTAAGTCTAGAGGTCAAGCGATGGCTGCACCAAAAGACCCAGATCATGATGCGGGTAGTATGTTAGCGGTGAAAGAAGATATCACGAAAGTGGAAGCGGTGCTGAGGCATTTTCCACAGGTGGCGATCGCTAATTTCAATTCTCCCACTCAAGTTGTCCTGGCCGGACCAACGGCGGAAATTAAGACAATACAGCAAAAGTTTGAAGAATTGGGTTATGGGGCGGTGTTGTTACCAGTTTCCGCTGCATTCCACACACCTTTGATTGCATTTGCTCAAAAATCATTTGCGATCGCTACTAAGTCAGTCGATTTCCAAAATCCCAAAGTTCCCGTTTTCAGCAACGTCACTGGAAAACAATATCCTCAAGAACCATCAGGAATTCAAAGAGTTTTGGAAGGACATCTTTCCAGTTCAGTGATGTTTAAGCAAGAGATTGAAAACATCTACGCTGCTGGTGGTTATTGCTTCGTAGAATTTGGACCAAAACGGATTCTCACCAACTTAGTCAAAGATATCTTAGGCGATCGCCCCCATCTTACCGTCTCCCTCAATCCCAGCGCCAAGAAAAATAGCGATCGCTCCCTCAGAGAAGCCGCAATCCAACTGCGCGTCATTGGTATGGCTTTGGGTAATCTCGACCCCTATCAACTACTTCCAGTTATCCCCCCAACTTCCACCAAAAAGACCTTAAGCGTCAAATTAAACGGTGTTAACTACGTTTCCGAAAAAACCAAAAACGCCTTCACCGAAGCCTTAGAAGATGGTTTCACCGTAGGGGCGGGGTCTCCCCGCCCTCTTACTCACCTCTCAGAGTCTCCTCGTCCTGAAACTCCCATAGAAAATTCAGCCAAACCAAACAACGGTCACAACGGTAACGGACACAAAAAAACGCCTGTAATTAGCACCCCACAACAGCCTCAGATGACTCCTGCACTTCGTTCAAATCAAGCAATCCCAGAACTATTACCCATAGCACGCCAAGCAGTTGCAGAGCGTCCAGGAGGGAAAATGGAAACACCAAATCAACAAATCAACTTCCAAAAGGTTTTAGAAAGTCTAGAAAACCTCCTCAACCAATTTCAACACAACCAAAGTGATAACTTACAAATTCACGGGACTTACCTGAATCATCAAATGGAATACGCCAAAACGTTCTTCCAATTGATGCAACAACAAAACGCCCTATTTATTAATAGTCAATCTTCAGAAACCGCCCAACTCAAGCAAGTTGTCATAGAAAGCTTTGAGCGTAGCATGATGCAGTTTCACAATCAACAAAGTGAAACCCTCCGCATTCATGAACAATATCTACAAGAACAAGTAGAATACACCAAAAACTTTTTCCAACTCATTCAACAAGAATATTCTCAACTAATTGCTGGGACAGACACAACTCAAACCGTCATTCCACCCCAACTTACAGAAACACACACCAACAGTCTACGGGAGTTAATGCCCCCCAGCCCAGAACCAACTATTGCGGAACCAGTTGTTTCTCCTGCCGTCAAAATTGTAGAAAATCAGCCAGTAATAGAACCAGAAATCAGCAAATTTGTACCCGTAATTACCAAAGTTGAACCTGCAATAGAAGCAATTCCCCTTCCTGAAATTGCCGAACCTATCCCAGTTATTGAAACTCAACCTCAACCAGTAGCACCTGTAGCTTTAATTCCCGAAACAGCAACCACCGACATTAATATTGATGACATAGGTCAAAACCTCCTAGCTATCACCAGCGAGAAAACAGGCTATCCCATCGAAATGTTAGAACTCGACATGGACATGGAAGCCGACCTAGGAATTGATTCCATCAAACGGGTAGAAATTCTGGGAGGATTGCAAGAACTATACCCCAACTTACCCAAACCAAACTTAGAAGAACTAGCAGAAAAACGCACCATTGGTCAAGTTGTCGAGTATCTGCAAAAACAGGTGACAGGTGACAGGTTACAGGTGACAGAAGAAAAACAGGTTACAGGTGACAGGTTACAGGTGACAGAGAAGAAAGTAGAGGAAGCAGGAGAAGAATTACCTCTTCCCAGTCCCCAACTCCCAGAAGAAAGCAACGAATACGCAGACTTAGGACAAACCCTGTTAAACATCACCAGTGAAAAAACAGGCTACCCAGTCGAGATGCTAGAACTAGAAATGGACATGGAAGCCGACTTAGGGATTGACTCCATCAAACGGGTAGAAATACTGGGTGCAATGCAAGAAACATACCCAGACCTACCCAAACCTAACTTAGAAGAATTAGGCGACCTGCGAACAATTGGGCAAATAGTAGACTACCTCCAAAAGCTGGCGGGAGGTGAAAAAAAAAAGCCTGATTCTCACCCGGTAGGGGCGGGGTCTTCCCGCCCTCTGGGGTCTCCCTGTCCTCTTAGCCTCCCACAGACAGTAGATTTAACACCACCACCAACAGTAGACCCAAATCTTCCCCGTCGTCCTGTAAAACTAAAAAGCCTACCACGACCTGATTTTTGGGAATGCAAATTACCAGAGGGACACATTAGTTTAATCACTGATGATGGTTCCCTCACCACCACCAAACTAGCTCACGCACTAGTTGAACAAGGTTGGAAAGTAGTAGTTTTGAGTTTCCCCCAAACATTAGTTCCTCAACAATTGCCATTACCCCTAGGTGTTAGCCGCGTCACCATGGCCAATATGAGTGAACAACATCTGCAACTACTATTACAAAGCATAACTACTCAACACGGAAAAATTGGGGCATTCATTCATCTTCATCCTCAATTCAACACAGAAAACACAGGTAAAATTTCCTATCTAGAAACAGAAAAAGCCATAGTCAAACAAGTGTTCTTGATGGCCAAACATCTCAAACCAACATTGAACACAGCCGCTGATTTAGAAGGAAGAGTAAGCTTCTGTACAGTAGCCCATCTTGACGGAGCATTTGGGTTAGAACACAAAGAAAACTTTGGAGTTATCGGTGCAGGATTATTTGGATTAACCAAAAGCTTGAGATGGGAATGGCCAAAAGTATTCTTAAGAGCAATTGACTTAAAACCTTCCTTAGATCCTCACCAATCAGCAGAATATATAGTTGCCGAATTGCATGATTCCAACAGATATATAGGTGAAGTTGGCTATAGTTCTCAAGGAAGAGTCACCCTCATAGCTAAACCCGAATAA
- a CDS encoding SDR family NAD(P)-dependent oxidoreductase — protein MTTTLQINPSSVFIVSGGAKGITAECTIKLAQNQPCKFILLGRSEITTEPEYTRDCLEDSALKKRIMENLISQGEKPTPMMVQKIFNDINSSREINKTLAAIEAAGAKAEYISVDVTDTVNLKAKLGAVAQKFGQITGIIHGAGNLADKLIEKKTSEDFEKVYTAKVQGLENLLACVNIQQLQHLVLFSSVTGFYGNIGQSDYAIANEILNKSAHLIKQSHPQCHVVAINWGGWDSGMVTPQLKKAFAERGISIIPLEVGTQMLVNELHPAYQDNTQIVIGSTMIPPAMPLDSQLRSYRIRRRMTLAENPFLYDHTIAGSPVLPATCAKSWMVNGCEEIYPGYRYFSCQEFRVLKGITFNSTLAHEHFLEIEEVSKSDGKFVEFKTKILSKTPEGKTHYHFSALIKIVRELPDAPIYESVDLREDNIVTTTGKGFYQNGDLSLFHGPAFQEITKVLNISPEKLTAECCWQEITAKQQGQFPVKWHNPYIIDLSTQTLWLWLNHFHQEVCLPGQLTYCEQFVDVPFNVPFYVSCEIISKTDTGINANFLIHNREGQIYSRILGAKAVIWPMKMLNRK, from the coding sequence ATGACAACAACACTGCAAATTAATCCATCATCTGTCTTCATCGTCAGTGGTGGAGCCAAGGGAATCACTGCTGAATGCACCATTAAATTAGCACAAAACCAACCTTGTAAATTTATTCTGCTTGGTCGTTCTGAAATCACCACAGAACCAGAATATACTCGTGATTGTTTAGAAGATTCAGCTTTGAAAAAACGCATCATGGAAAATCTGATTTCTCAAGGTGAGAAACCAACACCCATGATGGTACAAAAAATATTTAATGATATTAATTCTAGCCGAGAAATTAATAAAACCTTGGCAGCTATTGAAGCAGCAGGTGCAAAGGCAGAATATATAAGTGTTGATGTTACAGATACCGTAAATTTGAAAGCCAAACTCGGCGCTGTCGCTCAAAAATTTGGTCAAATCACAGGCATTATTCACGGTGCTGGTAATTTAGCTGATAAGTTAATTGAAAAGAAAACATCAGAAGATTTTGAAAAAGTTTACACCGCAAAAGTTCAGGGTTTAGAAAATCTACTCGCTTGCGTTAATATCCAGCAATTACAGCATTTAGTTTTGTTTTCTTCTGTCACAGGTTTTTATGGGAATATTGGTCAAAGTGATTATGCTATCGCTAACGAAATTCTCAACAAATCAGCCCACCTCATCAAACAATCTCATCCTCAATGTCATGTAGTGGCAATTAATTGGGGTGGTTGGGATAGTGGTATGGTGACACCACAACTGAAAAAGGCATTTGCGGAAAGAGGAATTAGTATTATTCCCCTAGAAGTGGGTACACAAATGTTAGTTAATGAACTGCACCCCGCTTATCAAGATAATACACAAATTGTCATTGGTAGCACGATGATTCCACCCGCCATGCCTTTAGATTCACAATTGCGAAGCTATCGCATTCGGCGACGGATGACATTAGCAGAAAATCCATTTTTGTATGATCATACAATTGCCGGCTCTCCAGTATTACCAGCAACCTGTGCTAAATCTTGGATGGTTAATGGTTGTGAAGAAATTTATCCAGGTTATAGATATTTCAGTTGTCAAGAATTCCGAGTTTTGAAAGGAATTACTTTTAACTCAACCTTAGCTCATGAACATTTTCTAGAAATAGAAGAAGTCTCTAAAAGTGATGGTAAGTTTGTTGAATTTAAAACCAAGATATTGAGTAAAACTCCAGAAGGAAAAACTCATTATCATTTTAGCGCTCTCATTAAAATAGTGCGAGAACTTCCAGATGCTCCTATTTATGAATCAGTGGATCTCCGCGAAGATAACATTGTCACCACCACAGGTAAAGGTTTTTATCAAAATGGAGATTTATCCTTATTTCATGGCCCAGCATTCCAGGAAATTACTAAAGTCTTAAATATTAGTCCAGAAAAACTGACAGCCGAATGTTGTTGGCAAGAAATTACAGCCAAACAACAAGGACAATTCCCCGTTAAATGGCACAATCCCTACATAATTGATTTGAGTACTCAAACTCTATGGCTATGGTTAAATCATTTTCATCAAGAAGTTTGTTTACCAGGACAATTAACATACTGTGAACAATTTGTAGATGTTCCATTCAATGTACCTTTTTATGTGTCTTGCGAAATTATTAGCAAAACCGATACTGGCATAAATGCTAATTTCTTAATCCATAATCGTGAAGGACAAATATATTCACGTATTCTCGGAGCAAAAGCAGTTATTTGGCCTATGAAAATGCTTAATCGTAAGTAA
- a CDS encoding polyketide synthase has product MEKIAIIGLSCLFPDANNPDEFWQNLSAEKDSTSSVSVAELGVDPAIFYDANKGKTEKIYFQKGGFIRNFNFDASEYNLPATFVQSLDNSFKWSLYAAKQAIIHSGYWGNQSALSKCGVILGTLAFPTKASNQLFAPIYQQTIEPAIGELLQEKDFRLGGSFTAAKASPYNAMVSGLPAAIISRAFSLSGTHCCIDAACSSSFYAIKLASYYLQSGKADLMLAGAISCSDPLFVRMLFSGIQGYPENGISRPLDQASRGLITSEGIGMVMLKRYSDAVRDGDKILATICGNGLSNDGKGKHLLSPNAQGQTTAYQRAYAEAKLNPQAIDFLECHATGTLLGDTTECNSVEGFFGQHQAKPLVGSTKNNVGHLLVAAGMVGITKTILSMSHGVIPATINVTEPVGSENNVISPQNIVRTATPWPSKGNKYVALSAFGFGGNNSHLILEQGEVS; this is encoded by the coding sequence GTGGAGAAAATAGCGATTATCGGGTTATCTTGCCTGTTTCCAGATGCTAATAATCCTGACGAGTTTTGGCAGAATCTCAGCGCAGAAAAAGACTCAACTTCATCTGTAAGTGTTGCCGAATTGGGAGTAGACCCCGCTATATTTTACGATGCTAATAAGGGGAAAACGGAAAAAATTTACTTTCAAAAAGGTGGATTTATCCGCAATTTCAACTTTGACGCTAGTGAGTATAATTTACCTGCAACATTTGTTCAAAGTCTGGATAATAGTTTTAAATGGTCACTGTATGCCGCTAAACAGGCAATTATCCACAGTGGTTATTGGGGAAATCAATCTGCTCTTTCAAAATGTGGCGTAATTTTAGGAACTCTCGCTTTCCCAACCAAAGCATCTAATCAATTATTTGCTCCTATTTATCAGCAAACTATTGAACCTGCAATTGGTGAACTTTTACAGGAAAAAGACTTCCGTTTAGGTGGGTCATTCACTGCCGCAAAAGCATCTCCATATAATGCGATGGTCAGCGGCTTACCTGCTGCTATAATTTCCCGTGCATTTTCTCTTTCTGGAACTCATTGCTGTATAGATGCTGCCTGTTCATCATCATTTTATGCCATTAAATTAGCATCTTATTATCTGCAATCTGGCAAAGCTGATTTGATGTTAGCTGGTGCTATTAGTTGCTCAGATCCATTGTTTGTGAGAATGTTATTTTCTGGTATTCAAGGATATCCAGAAAACGGTATTAGTCGTCCTTTAGATCAAGCATCACGCGGGTTAATTACCTCCGAAGGTATCGGAATGGTAATGCTCAAACGCTACAGTGATGCTGTTAGAGATGGAGACAAAATTCTCGCCACAATCTGCGGTAATGGTCTATCTAATGATGGTAAAGGTAAGCATCTCCTCAGTCCTAATGCTCAAGGACAAACTACGGCTTATCAAAGAGCTTATGCTGAGGCTAAACTTAACCCCCAAGCAATTGATTTTTTAGAGTGTCACGCTACCGGCACTCTGTTGGGAGATACCACCGAATGCAACTCAGTTGAAGGTTTTTTTGGTCAACACCAAGCAAAACCTTTAGTGGGTTCAACTAAAAATAACGTCGGTCATTTACTCGTTGCTGCTGGCATGGTGGGGATAACAAAGACGATTTTAAGTATGTCTCATGGTGTTATTCCTGCAACTATAAATGTCACTGAACCAGTGGGTTCTGAAAATAATGTGATTTCGCCTCAAAACATTGTCAGAACTGCCACACCTTGGCCGAGTAAAGGAAATAAGTACGTAGCTTTAAGTGCATTTGGTTTTGGTGGAAATAACTCTCATTTAATTCTTGAACAGGGGGAAGTCAGCTAA